A genomic segment from Branchiostoma floridae strain S238N-H82 chromosome 7, Bfl_VNyyK, whole genome shotgun sequence encodes:
- the LOC118419721 gene encoding leucine-rich repeat-containing protein 4-like — translation MAATKLSHFLLLLVAFVPAKAGSSCPDLCEVMHTGHCRIRGMINIHPDVTDIPCAMCNTTGHADENQLGCLPATLKKLLVAGHSDSSGRLKPLPGLLQLYDLVLGPGHILTAESGTFSAVPNLLGLSMSNNAIKFIGTWFGGIRKLKKLDLSWNEIVEIQENALRPLVKLEFLNLLHNRLRAVEERFFAGLSNLMFLHLGYNNISHIAGKSIDRLPRLRALTLHHNRLSSISAESLVGIHMIQHVNMEANPYRCTCALDDLMSVGPRALGRVYSRLQCSYPPSLSGRKIADVERYEMPCPPPTAKVSRQNDGATLVCEVFWEKQPEIMWLDPGGRAVAVGERESPHLCGGTVTTSLEHDIPTTQSPEGGTTHSTSDSGLPYIGKSTSTLRLSQQAYRCWMESSFRCIVQSTPGSVTVDLPLTKPRETSEEGQSLQHTVTVDLPLTKPQETSKGGQSQHTTMAAVYTTTPVHVQQKARMSKCTVKSTKPHETNEGGQSLQHTTMAAVYTTAPVQQKARMSKPTVKSTKKAGTTAKAVEDWGKVLIVFIYIASAFLATFLLKKATVNCRFAIKCYKCHKKRQYRHRYVYCDAAGIPLQYVQPLAPYPALTTGNPPAPYPALTIGNRPPPVQNIYV, via the coding sequence ATGGCTGCCACAAAGCTGTCGCATTTTCTCCTCTTGTTGGTTGCGTTTGTCCCAGCTAAGGCTGGTTCATCTTGCCCTGACCTTTGTGAGGTCATGCATACCGGCCATTGTCGGATACGTGGTATGATTAATATTCATCCTGATGTCACCGACATCCCGTGCGCAATGTGCAACACAACCGGGCATGCCGATGAGAATCAGCTCGGGTGTCTGCCGGCCACTCTGAAGAAGCTGCTAGTGGCAGGGCACTCCGACAGCAGCGGTAGGCTGAAGCCGCTGCCTGGCCTGCTCCAGCTCTACGACCTGGTCCTGGGGCCCGGCCACATCCTGACGGCTGAAAGCGGAACGTTTTCGGCCGTGCCAAACCTCCTCGGGTTGTCCATGAGCAACAACGCCATCAAATTCATTGGAACCTGGTTCGGCGGAATCAGGAAGCTGAAAAAGCTCGACCTGTCTTGGAATGAAATCGTAGAAATCCAAGAGAATGCCCTTCGGCCACTGGTGAAGCTCGAGTTTCTCAACCTGCTGCACAACCGGCTTCGCGCTGTGGAAGAGCGGTTCTTCGCAGGCCTGAGCAACCTCATGTTTCTGCACCTGGGCTACAACAACATCTCACACATCGCCGGGAAGTCGATCGACCGGCTCCCAAGGCTACGCGCGCTCACTCTTCACCACAATCGGCTATCGTCCATCTCCGCGGAGTCGCTCGTTGGCATTCACATGATTCAGCATGTCAACATGGAGGCGAATCCTTACCGTTGCACCTGTGCGCTGGATGACCTGATGTCTGTAGGGCCTAGAGCATTGGGTCGCGTCTACAGCAGATTGCAGTGCAGCTACCCACCGAGTCTCTCCGGGAGGAAGATCGCCGACGTGGAGAGGTACGAGATGCCATGTCCGCCACCTACAGCCAAGGTATCACGACAAAATGACGGAGCCACTCTCGTCTGTGAGGTCTTCTGGGAGAAGCAGCCAGAGATCATGTGGCTGGATCCGGGTGGGAGGGCCGTTGCCGTTGGAGAAAGAGAGTCCCCCCACCTATGTGGCGGCACTGTAACCACAAGCTTGGAGCACGACATCCCCACCACCCAGTCTCCTGAAGGAGGAACGACACACTCTACGAGCGACTCCGGCCTACCCTACATCGGCAAGTCCACCTCCACCCTCCGCCTGAGTCAGCAAGCCTACCGGTGCTGGATGGAGAGCAGTTTCCGGTGCATCGTGCAGTCTACACCAGGCAGCGTCACTGTGGATCTACCGCTGACCAAACCACGTGAGACAAGCGAAGAAGGGCAAAGCCTACAGCACACCGTCACCGTGGATCTACCGCTGACCAAGCCACAGGAGACGAGCAAAGGAGGGCAGAGCCAGCACACCACGATGGCAGCCGTCTACACCACGACACCTGTACATGTCCAGCAGAAGGCGAGGATGAGCAAATGCACGGTCAAGAGCACCAAGCCACACGAGACAAACGAAGGAGGGCAGAGCCTACAGCACACCACGATGGCAGCCGTCTACACCACGGCACCTGTCCAGCAGAAGGCGAGGATGAGCAAACCCACGGTCAAGAGCACCAAGAAGGCAGGAACCACTGCAAAAGCTGTTGAAGATTGGGGAAAGGTGTTGATCGTATTCATCTACATCGCCTCCGCATTTCTGGCTACCTTCTTGCTGAAAAAGGCAACAGTCAATTGCCGTTTTGCGATCAAGTGCTACAAGTGCCACAAGAAGCGACAGTATCGGCATAGATATGTCTACTGTGATGCTGCAGGCATACCGCTGCAATACGTCCAGCCACTGGCACCGTACCCTGCCCTCACCACGGGAAACCCTCCTGCACCCTACCCTGCCCTCACCATTGGGAACCGGCCTCCACCTGTTCAGAACATATACGTCTAA
- the LOC118419722 gene encoding uncharacterized protein LOC118419722: MARLLKVRCRETFLKGGPPTIWQARLSDLAPVTGRTYHTFDTNAGESVPDPLTFIRQNGAQFTVYSVDFDQRLLGMVKVTEGIDILKAPFLYQAQREHAEELLLVPFDVLPAVADAMTETLSGVKNVFLHNTGRCGSTLMCKAMGVIDQVLAVSEPDIFTVTFERACARDVPLTPHEEEEVITVLRCSVILLNFYLHQNHSAKALICYKLRSESIFIADLIQKAVPESKTIFMYRDLPNFYDSTLHVDFGGSYWRYFFQTVTRYDVLFRVPTIKDHHPYFRFAAEHPRMVSCPVQHGIPFINVSLWILQMQKAFDLIQEDTGNFFHASLTFKHLLEHKERIVVKVLENIGVHVSPDTDSSRVRGVFGVDSQKGNFMEGKRGRGAVRSSWVGSWDNSLFSTVLAHFNGDVDEPDFILPNTTMIADSF; this comes from the exons atggcACGTTTGCTGAAGGTTCGATGCAGAGAAACTTTTCTAAAGGGAGGTCCTCCCACGATATGGCAAGCTCGCTTGAGCGACTTGGCGCCAGTAACCGGGCGCACCTATCATACCTTCGATACGAATGCAGGTGAATCTGTTCCTGACCCCCTGACCTTCATTCGGCAAAATGGCGCACAATTCACGGTATACAGTGTGGACTTCGACCAGCGATTACTCGGGATGGTTAAAGTGACGGAAGGGATCGACATTTTGAAGGCACCATTTCTGTATCAG GCACAGCGCGAACACGCAGAGGAGTTGTTGCTCGTCCCGTTTGATGTGCTGCCGGCAGTAGCAGACGCGATGACGGAAACATTGTCCGGGGTTAAAAACGTTTTCCTGCATAACACTG GTCGTTGCGGCTCCACCCTGATGTGCAAAGCTATGGGCGTGATCGATCAGGTGCTCGCCGTGTCAGAGCCTGACATCTTCACGGTCACCTTTGAG CGTGCTTGCGCCAGGGATGTTCCATTAACTCCTCATGAAGAGGAGGAAGTTATCACGGTGCTGAGATGTAGCGTCATCCTGCTCAacttctacctgcaccaaaacCACTCGGCAAAGGCCCTCATCTGCTACAAGCTCCGCAGCGAGTCAATTTTCATCGCTGACCTCATACAGAAAGCTGTTCCGGAGTCGAAGACAATCTTCATGTACAGGGACCTTCCTAACTTTTATGACTCCACGCTTCACGTTGATTTCGGCGGTAGCTATTGGCGCTACTTTTTCCAGACGGTGACGAGGTATGATGTATTATTTCGTGTTCCCACGATAAAAGATCACCACCCGTACTTCAGGTTTGCTGCGGAGCACCCACGCATGGTCTCATGTCCTGTTCAGCACGGCATTCCTTTTATTAACGTCTCACTTTGGATTCTGCAGATGCAAAAAGCTTTTGATCTGATACAAGAAGACACTGGAAACTTCTTCCATGCGTCCCTCACCTTCAAACATCTTTTGGAACACAAAGAAAGAATCGTCGTCAAGGTTCTAGAAAACATCGGCGTGCATGTTTCACCCGATACGGACAGTTCCAGAGTCAGGGGGGTGTTTGGTGTAGATAGTCAGAAAGGAAACTTCATGGAAGGTAAGAGAGGAAGAGGAGCTGTTAGGAGTTCCTGGGTGGGCAGCTGGGATAATAGCTTGTTTTCGACTGTTCTAGCACATTTTAATGGAGATGTTGATGAACCGGATTTCATCTTGCCAAATACCACTATGATCGCCGATTCATTTTAA
- the LOC118419723 gene encoding adhesive plaque matrix protein 2-like has protein sequence MNTMASTWTFAVLLLLGTVCVSLAAPRENDTKNPCKGDTEEKVWKGCRVAEGRKYCECGKVTACDNPYKFKSERECMKDLFSDVCNPNPCKNGGRCSQKGKQYACLCSNTGFYGRRCHKACPEPGSFLMMSPRFPVDCIHVG, from the exons ATGAACACCATGGCATCAACATGGACGTTCGCCGTGCTTCTCTTATTGGGAACCGTCT GTGTGAGCCTGGCGGCACCCCGTGAGAACGACACGAAGAACCCCTGTAAGGGCGACACGGAGGAGAAGGTGTGGAAGGGGTGCCGGGTAGCCGAGGGGCGCAAGTACTGCGAGTGTGGCAAGGTCACGGCCTGCGACAACCCCTACAAGTTCAAGAGCGAGAGGGAATGCATGAAGGACCTGTTCA GTGACGTTTGCAACCCGAACCCCTGTAAGAACGGCGGGCGCTGCTCCCAGAAGGGGAAGCAGTACGCCTGTCTGTGCTCTAACACTGGCTTCTACGGACGGAGATGCCACAAGG CCTGCCCGGAGCCCGGCTCTTTCCTCATGATGTCTCCCCGCTTCCCTGTGGACTGTATCCACGTGGGTTAG